A DNA window from Pseudomonas sp. B21-056 contains the following coding sequences:
- the tssJ gene encoding type VI secretion system lipoprotein TssJ — protein MIPRFLLAVATALLLTACAKDAAKPQPEEAEADTAAVELHFHAINGLNPGATGQPAPVRVRIFELKNAATFGRSDYFALAERAQATLGADLIDQDEVLIQPGQQLSLQRDLDPSTRHIGILVGYRELDQSLWRTVLNVPPRAYTEYQISLDVRAVRSDVVVPPSSPAQ, from the coding sequence ATGATTCCCAGGTTTTTACTCGCAGTTGCCACCGCGCTTCTGTTGACGGCGTGTGCCAAGGATGCGGCCAAACCCCAGCCCGAAGAGGCTGAGGCCGATACCGCCGCCGTCGAGCTGCACTTCCACGCCATCAACGGTCTCAACCCCGGTGCCACCGGCCAGCCGGCCCCGGTACGGGTGCGGATTTTCGAATTGAAGAATGCGGCGACCTTCGGCCGCTCCGATTATTTCGCCCTGGCCGAGCGGGCCCAGGCGACCCTGGGCGCCGATCTGATCGATCAGGACGAAGTGCTGATCCAGCCCGGCCAGCAGTTGAGCCTGCAACGCGACCTCGACCCATCGACCCGCCACATTGGCATTCTGGTGGGCTACCGCGAGCTGGATCAGTCGTTGTGGCGCACGGTGTTGAATGTGCCGCCGCGCGCCTACACCGAATACCAGATCAGCCTCGATGTGCGCGCCGTGCGCAGCGACGTCGTCGTTCCCCCATCCAGCCCTGCCCAATAA
- the tagH gene encoding type VI secretion system-associated FHA domain protein TagH: MPLCLTITSYHKITPGQCSEKSMDQGVMAIGRNSDNDWVLPDPERLVSGKHCVIQYKDGRYYLTDNSTNGVELVKTGIRLRKGNSEPLQDGEIIRIGDYEIQARVDFNLPVTDSNPFAESSSSFEALMGRQGAAVNTPAPIAMVPPAQFQGVSAMDTMPDLFDFLAPSSVPPATQPDHVPAQQHDFRPPTPIPRPSPPPVVEPVAMSSASVIPEDWDLFSDKPAPVTVAPVAVAAPPVAQLPVVEPVSIAVPQVPEPPIPLPDIFAPETSVAEFNLADIRIPSEPAPLPEPPLARVEPPVAPVMPATPAVPVDAAQPDLLQAFLRGAGLEQLRLDKAQAEAQMESIGRSYRLMVEGLIDVLRARSSLKGEFRIQQTMIQPVENNPLKFAPNVDEALLLLLRHGNQAFMAPDAAVRDSFDDLRAHQLAVMAGVEAAIKHLLARFEPAQLEERMGKPGGLSGIFSGSRQAQYWQQFTELYSNISREAQEDFQDLFGREFSRAYEEHSTRQRRR; this comes from the coding sequence ATGCCACTGTGTTTGACTATCACTAGTTATCACAAGATTACTCCCGGTCAGTGTTCTGAAAAGTCCATGGACCAGGGAGTGATGGCAATTGGCCGTAATTCCGATAATGACTGGGTATTACCGGATCCTGAACGCTTGGTGTCCGGTAAACATTGCGTTATTCAATACAAAGACGGCCGGTATTATTTAACCGATAACAGCACCAATGGCGTGGAATTGGTCAAGACCGGTATTCGTCTGCGCAAAGGCAACAGTGAACCCCTGCAGGATGGCGAAATCATCCGCATCGGCGATTATGAAATCCAGGCCCGCGTCGACTTCAACCTGCCGGTCACCGACAGCAACCCCTTTGCCGAATCCTCCAGCAGCTTCGAGGCCCTGATGGGGCGCCAGGGCGCTGCGGTGAATACCCCCGCGCCGATCGCCATGGTTCCGCCGGCGCAGTTCCAGGGCGTGTCCGCCATGGACACCATGCCCGACCTGTTCGATTTCCTCGCGCCGTCCAGCGTGCCGCCGGCCACCCAACCGGATCATGTGCCGGCCCAACAGCATGATTTCCGTCCGCCGACGCCGATTCCCCGTCCCAGCCCGCCGCCCGTGGTCGAACCTGTAGCGATGAGTTCGGCCTCGGTGATTCCTGAGGATTGGGACCTGTTCAGCGACAAGCCGGCGCCCGTGACCGTGGCCCCGGTAGCCGTCGCCGCGCCGCCGGTTGCACAACTGCCGGTGGTCGAACCGGTTTCGATCGCCGTGCCGCAAGTACCCGAGCCGCCGATCCCGCTGCCTGACATTTTCGCCCCTGAGACGAGTGTCGCCGAGTTCAACCTGGCGGATATCCGCATACCGAGCGAACCTGCGCCGCTGCCCGAGCCGCCGCTGGCCCGTGTCGAGCCGCCAGTTGCGCCAGTCATGCCAGCCACGCCGGCCGTTCCGGTCGACGCCGCCCAACCCGACCTGCTGCAAGCCTTCCTGCGCGGCGCCGGCCTGGAGCAGTTGCGCTTGGACAAGGCCCAGGCCGAGGCGCAGATGGAAAGCATCGGGCGCAGCTATCGGTTGATGGTCGAAGGCCTGATCGACGTCTTGCGCGCCCGCAGCAGCCTCAAGGGTGAATTCCGGATCCAGCAAACGATGATCCAACCGGTGGAAAACAACCCGCTGAAGTTTGCCCCCAACGTCGATGAAGCCCTGCTATTGCTATTGCGTCATGGCAACCAGGCGTTCATGGCCCCGGACGCGGCCGTGCGTGACAGCTTCGATGACCTGCGCGCTCACCAACTGGCGGTGATGGCCGGCGTGGAAGCGGCGATCAAACATTTGCTGGCGCGCTTCGAGCCGGCGCAACTGGAAGAACGCATGGGCAAGCCCGGCGGGCTGTCGGGGATTTTCAGCGGCTCGCGACAGGCTCAGTATTGGCAGCAGTTTACCGAGCTCTACAGCAATATTTCCCGGGAAGCCCAGGAGGATTTCCAGGACCTGTTCGGTCGTGAATTCAGTCGTGCCTACGAAGAACACAGTACCCGACAGCGACGCCGTTGA
- the tssA gene encoding type VI secretion system protein TssA — protein MDVPLLLAAVSANSPCGEDLEYDADFLRLERDSRGQPERSMGDSILPAEPPEWRSIQQQSLDLLQRSKDLRITHFLLQSSLALEGLPGLARVLTLISELLKQYWADLHPRLDADDDNDPTVRINALAGLTSDVTIRLLRESILARSRTFGAVSLRAAANASGLQSFADESLGAEQLAGALLDSDPEQLEITRAALLEARAAAEAIEQQVSDQVGSAQGVDLGPLKQPLKMALQILGQFAPQSGDSSLTETAADDSAAPAEYTSAPSAPRNTGTSTVSGEINNRDDVLRSLDRILAYYTRHEPSSPLPVLLNRAKNLVHADFAAIVRNLIPDGMSQFENLRGPDSE, from the coding sequence GTGGATGTGCCTTTGTTGCTCGCCGCCGTTTCCGCGAACTCGCCTTGTGGCGAAGACCTGGAATATGACGCGGATTTCCTGCGCCTGGAGCGTGATTCCCGAGGCCAACCCGAGCGCAGCATGGGCGACTCGATATTGCCCGCCGAGCCTCCCGAGTGGCGCAGCATCCAGCAACAGAGCCTGGACCTGCTGCAACGCAGCAAAGACCTGCGCATCACCCATTTCCTGTTGCAAAGCTCCCTGGCCCTCGAAGGCCTTCCAGGCCTGGCCCGCGTCCTGACGCTGATCAGCGAATTGCTCAAGCAATACTGGGCCGACCTGCACCCGCGCCTGGATGCCGATGACGACAACGATCCCACCGTGCGCATCAATGCCCTCGCCGGCCTGACGTCCGATGTCACCATCCGTCTGCTGCGCGAAAGCATCCTGGCCCGGTCGCGCACTTTCGGCGCCGTCAGCCTGCGCGCCGCCGCCAACGCCAGCGGCCTGCAAAGCTTCGCCGACGAAAGCCTCGGTGCCGAACAGCTTGCCGGCGCGTTGCTCGACAGCGATCCCGAGCAGTTGGAAATCACCCGTGCGGCGCTGCTGGAAGCCCGCGCCGCCGCCGAAGCCATCGAACAGCAGGTCAGCGATCAGGTCGGTTCCGCCCAGGGCGTGGACCTCGGTCCGCTGAAGCAGCCCCTGAAGATGGCCTTGCAGATCCTCGGTCAATTCGCCCCGCAGAGCGGCGACAGCAGCCTGACCGAGACTGCCGCCGACGACAGCGCCGCGCCGGCTGAATACACCAGCGCGCCGAGCGCACCGCGCAACACCGGCACGAGCACCGTCAGCGGTGAAATCAACAACCGCGACGATGTGCTGCGCAGCCTGGACCGGATTCTTGCCTACTACACCCGTCACGAGCCCTCCAGCCCCCTGCCGGTGCTGCTGAATCGGGCGAAGAATCTGGTGCACGCCGACTTCGCGGCCATCGTGCGCAACCTGATTCCCGACGGCATGAGTCAATTTGAAAACCTGCGCGGCCCGGACAGCGAATAA
- the tssB gene encoding type VI secretion system contractile sheath small subunit, whose amino-acid sequence MAKQSSQKFIARNRAPRVQIEYDVELYGAEKKVQLPFVMGVMADLAGKPAEPLAPVADRKFLEIDVDNFDSRLKAMQPRVAFHVPNELTGEGNLSLDLTFESMDDFSPAAVARKVDSLNKLLEARTQLANLLTYMDGKTGAEEIIMKAIKDPALLQALASAPKPAQDQ is encoded by the coding sequence GTGGCGAAGCAAAGTTCTCAGAAATTCATCGCGCGCAACCGCGCGCCTCGAGTGCAGATCGAGTACGACGTCGAGCTCTACGGCGCCGAGAAGAAGGTCCAGTTGCCCTTCGTCATGGGCGTAATGGCCGACCTCGCCGGCAAGCCTGCCGAGCCTCTGGCACCCGTGGCCGACCGCAAGTTCCTTGAGATCGACGTCGACAATTTCGACTCGCGCCTCAAGGCCATGCAACCACGCGTAGCGTTCCATGTGCCCAACGAACTGACCGGCGAAGGCAACCTGAGCCTGGACCTGACATTCGAAAGCATGGACGACTTCAGCCCGGCCGCCGTGGCCCGCAAGGTCGACTCGCTGAACAAGTTGCTCGAAGCACGCACCCAACTGGCCAACCTGCTGACCTACATGGACGGCAAGACCGGCGCCGAAGAAATCATCATGAAGGCGATCAAGGACCCAGCGCTGTTGCAGGCCCTGGCGAGCGCGCCGAAGCCAGCACAGGATCAATGA
- the tssC gene encoding type VI secretion system contractile sheath large subunit: MTDNTAREGAQNLGATEETSEFASLLLQEFKPKTERAREAVETAVRTLAEQALAQTDLVSNDAIKSIESIIAAIDAKLTAQVNQVIHHPDFQQLESAWRGLHYLVNNTETDEQLKIRVLNISKPDLHKTLKKFKGTAWDQSPLFKKMYEEEYGQFGGEPYGCLVGDYYFDQSPPDVELLGELSKVCAAMHAPFISAASPTVMGMGSWQELSNPRDLTKIFTTPEYAGWRSLRESEDSRYIGLTMPRFLARLPYGAKTDPVEAFAFEENTDGADSSKYTWANAAYAMAVNINRSFKHFGWCSRIRGVESGGEVENLPAHTFPTDDGGVDMKCPTEIAISDRREAELAKNGFMPLLHKKNTDFAAFIGAQSLQKPAEYDDPDATANANLAARLPYLFATCRFAHYLKCIVRDKIGSFKEKDEMQRWLQDWILNYVDGDPAHSTETTKAQHPLAAAEVIVEEVEGNPGYYNSKFFLRPHYQLEGLTVSLRLVSKLPSAKGA; encoded by the coding sequence ATGACCGACAATACCGCCCGCGAAGGCGCACAGAACCTCGGCGCGACCGAAGAAACCAGCGAATTCGCGTCCCTGCTGCTGCAAGAATTCAAGCCCAAGACCGAGCGCGCCCGCGAAGCGGTCGAGACCGCCGTGCGCACGCTGGCCGAACAGGCCCTGGCGCAGACCGACCTGGTGTCCAACGACGCCATCAAGTCGATCGAGTCGATCATCGCCGCCATCGACGCCAAACTCACCGCCCAGGTCAACCAGGTCATCCACCACCCGGACTTCCAGCAGCTGGAAAGCGCCTGGCGTGGCCTGCACTACCTGGTCAACAACACCGAGACCGATGAGCAGCTCAAGATCCGCGTGCTCAATATCTCCAAGCCCGACCTGCACAAGACCCTGAAGAAATTCAAGGGCACCGCGTGGGACCAGAGCCCGCTCTTCAAGAAGATGTACGAAGAAGAATACGGCCAGTTCGGCGGCGAGCCTTATGGCTGCCTGGTAGGCGACTACTACTTCGACCAGTCGCCACCGGACGTGGAGCTGCTGGGCGAACTGTCGAAAGTCTGCGCGGCGATGCACGCCCCGTTCATTTCCGCCGCCTCGCCGACCGTGATGGGCATGGGCTCGTGGCAGGAACTGTCGAACCCGCGCGACCTGACCAAGATCTTCACCACGCCGGAATACGCCGGCTGGCGCTCGCTGCGTGAATCGGAAGACTCGCGCTACATCGGCCTGACCATGCCACGCTTCCTGGCGCGCCTGCCATACGGCGCCAAGACCGACCCGGTGGAAGCCTTCGCCTTCGAAGAAAACACCGACGGCGCCGACAGCTCGAAATACACCTGGGCCAACGCCGCCTACGCGATGGCAGTAAACATCAACCGTTCGTTCAAACACTTCGGCTGGTGCTCGCGCATCCGCGGCGTGGAGTCCGGCGGTGAAGTGGAAAACCTGCCGGCCCACACGTTCCCGACCGATGACGGTGGCGTGGACATGAAGTGCCCGACCGAGATCGCCATTTCGGACCGCCGTGAAGCGGAACTGGCGAAAAACGGTTTCATGCCGCTGCTGCACAAGAAAAACACCGACTTCGCCGCGTTCATCGGCGCCCAGTCGTTGCAGAAACCGGCCGAATACGACGACCCGGACGCCACCGCCAACGCCAACCTGGCCGCACGCCTGCCGTACCTGTTCGCCACCTGCCGGTTCGCCCATTACCTGAAGTGCATCGTGCGCGACAAGATCGGTTCCTTCAAAGAGAAGGACGAGATGCAGCGCTGGTTGCAGGACTGGATCCTCAACTACGTCGACGGCGACCCGGCGCACTCCACCGAAACCACCAAGGCCCAGCACCCACTGGCAGCGGCCGAAGTGATCGTCGAAGAAGTCGAAGGCAACCCGGGGTACTACAACTCCAAGTTCTTCCTGCGCCCGCACTACCAGCTCGAAGGACTGACCGTGTCGCTGCGCCTGGTTTCGAAACTGCCTTCGGCAAAGGGCGCGTAA
- a CDS encoding Hcp family type VI secretion system effector has translation MAVDIFIKIGDIKGESMDKAHKDEIDVLNWSWGMSQSGNMHTGSGGGAGKVNIQDLSLTKYVDKASPNLMMHCASGKHIDKVKLTVRKAGGESQVEYMIINLEEVLITSLSTGGSGSDDRLTENVTLNFAKVLVDYQPQKADGTKEGGPVKFGWNVRQNVKV, from the coding sequence ATGGCTGTTGATATTTTCATCAAGATCGGCGACATCAAGGGCGAGTCCATGGACAAGGCCCACAAGGACGAGATCGACGTCCTGAACTGGAGCTGGGGCATGTCCCAGTCCGGCAACATGCACACCGGCAGCGGTGGTGGCGCCGGCAAGGTGAACATCCAGGACCTGTCGCTGACCAAGTACGTCGACAAGGCTTCGCCGAACCTGATGATGCACTGCGCCAGCGGCAAGCACATCGACAAGGTCAAGTTGACCGTGCGCAAGGCCGGCGGTGAAAGCCAGGTCGAGTACATGATCATCAACCTGGAAGAAGTGCTGATCACCTCCCTGAGCACTGGCGGCTCGGGCAGCGATGATCGCCTGACCGAAAACGTCACCCTGAACTTCGCCAAGGTGCTGGTGGACTACCAGCCGCAGAAAGCCGACGGCACCAAGGAAGGCGGTCCGGTCAAGTTCGGCTGGAACGTGCGTCAGAACGTCAAGGTGTAA
- a CDS encoding type VI secretion system amidase effector protein Tae4: MAKPSFINLWNSYPNTPTPCDGPWDNQCAIRMSVTLNAEKTIKVNKSTYTEPKCAHEHARGAESLANWLWRHHLGRPLILSGSAEDRRKLIQKTGIIFFKDCFARHGQSLEARTGDHIDLWNRGRVTGDFADQAHRSKQVWFWELS, translated from the coding sequence ATGGCCAAGCCTTCGTTTATCAATTTGTGGAACAGCTATCCCAATACGCCAACGCCCTGCGACGGCCCTTGGGACAATCAATGCGCTATCCGCATGAGTGTCACGCTCAACGCGGAAAAAACCATCAAGGTCAACAAGTCGACCTATACCGAACCCAAATGCGCGCACGAACACGCACGGGGGGCGGAGTCGTTGGCCAACTGGCTCTGGCGACATCATCTAGGGCGTCCGCTGATTCTCTCGGGAAGTGCCGAAGATCGGCGCAAGCTCATTCAGAAGACCGGGATCATCTTCTTCAAGGACTGCTTTGCACGGCATGGGCAATCCCTGGAAGCACGCACCGGCGACCACATCGATCTGTGGAATCGCGGCAGGGTCACGGGCGACTTCGCCGACCAGGCCCATCGCTCAAAACAAGTCTGGTTCTGGGAACTGTCATGA
- the tssE gene encoding type VI secretion system baseplate subunit TssE: protein MVTEIATRDRLQPSLLDRLTDDDPTNPKESADKRVLSLTQLKASVLRDLAWLLNTTSLLDADATLHTPAGTSVVNFGLPALAGNSASNVDLSALEALIQQAIATFEPRILRHTLRVRARATAEMNHNALSFEIEGDLWAQPVPLRLMLQTDLDLETGHVRVVNADQRRRS from the coding sequence GTGGTAACCGAAATCGCCACCCGCGATCGCCTCCAACCCTCCCTATTGGACCGGTTGACCGACGACGATCCGACCAATCCCAAGGAAAGCGCCGACAAGCGCGTGCTGTCGCTCACCCAGCTGAAAGCCTCGGTGCTGCGTGACCTGGCGTGGTTGCTCAATACCACTTCGTTGCTCGACGCCGATGCCACGCTGCATACCCCGGCGGGCACCTCGGTGGTGAACTTCGGGCTGCCGGCGCTGGCCGGCAACAGCGCGTCGAACGTCGATCTTTCGGCGCTGGAAGCCCTGATCCAGCAAGCCATCGCCACCTTCGAGCCGCGCATCCTGCGCCATACCCTGCGCGTGCGCGCCCGGGCGACAGCCGAGATGAACCACAACGCCTTGAGTTTCGAGATCGAAGGCGACCTCTGGGCCCAGCCGGTGCCGCTGCGCCTGATGCTGCAAACCGACCTGGACCTGGAAACCGGCCATGTGCGGGTGGTCAACGCCGATCAGCGGAGACGCTCATGA
- the tssF gene encoding type VI secretion system baseplate subunit TssF has translation MNPRLLELYNQELHHVRESAAEFAKEYPKIASRLTLSGMDCADPYVERLLEGFAYLTARVQLKLDAEYPTFTHNLLEIAYPHYLAPTPSMTVVQMQADPDEGSLSSGFELPRDSVLRAALGRETQTCCEYRTAHSVTLWPLQVSQAEYFGNPSTVLGRLAASEPKAKAGLRLTLRTGAELPFNSLALDNLPLYLSGADEQPFRLYEQLLGSACAVFARQPGGNWVERLPQDALRSRGFDDVDAALPVVPRAFQGYRLLQEYFALPQRFLFVDFTQLSRAVKRCDGQELELIVLFDRHDPSLEGSVGAAQFLPFCTPAINLFPKRLDRIHLSDRVNEHHLIADRTRPMDFEVHSLTGLTGHGTGPEQPFLPFYAVRDPSRYGRDQAYYTVRREPRVLSSDQRRNGPRSTYIGSETFVSLVDSHQAPYRHDLRQLGVTALCTNRDLPLFMSVGNGKTDFTLADSAPVGAVRCVAGPSRPRASHAHDAKAWRLISQLSLNYLSLSEQGQGAAALRELLRLYGDSNDAALQLQIEGLRDVSSKACTRRLPMPGPIVFGRGLEITLEFDENAFRGTGVFLLGAVFERFLARYVSINSFTETVIRTTERGEIMRWKAKPGRRPTL, from the coding sequence ATGAACCCGCGCCTGCTGGAGCTGTACAACCAGGAACTGCACCACGTGCGCGAAAGCGCGGCGGAGTTCGCCAAGGAATACCCCAAGATCGCCAGTCGGCTGACGTTGTCCGGCATGGACTGCGCCGACCCTTATGTCGAACGGCTGCTGGAAGGTTTCGCCTACCTGACGGCGCGGGTTCAACTCAAGCTCGACGCCGAGTACCCGACCTTCACCCACAACCTGCTGGAAATCGCCTACCCCCATTACCTGGCGCCGACGCCGTCGATGACCGTGGTGCAGATGCAGGCTGATCCCGACGAAGGTTCATTGAGCAGCGGCTTCGAGCTGCCCCGTGACAGTGTCCTGCGCGCCGCCCTCGGTCGTGAAACCCAGACCTGCTGCGAGTACCGCACCGCCCACTCGGTGACGTTGTGGCCATTGCAGGTCAGCCAGGCCGAGTACTTCGGCAACCCGTCCACGGTGCTCGGGCGCTTGGCGGCCAGTGAGCCGAAAGCCAAGGCCGGCCTGCGCCTGACCCTGCGCACCGGCGCCGAATTGCCGTTCAACAGCCTGGCCCTGGACAACCTGCCGCTGTACCTCAGCGGCGCGGACGAGCAACCGTTCCGCCTCTACGAACAACTGCTGGGCAGCGCCTGCGCGGTGTTCGCCCGCCAGCCCGGCGGCAATTGGGTGGAGCGGCTGCCCCAGGATGCATTGCGCTCCCGCGGCTTCGATGATGTCGACGCTGCGCTGCCAGTGGTGCCGCGGGCGTTCCAGGGCTATCGCCTGTTGCAGGAATACTTCGCCCTGCCCCAGCGCTTTCTGTTCGTCGACTTCACCCAACTGAGCCGGGCAGTCAAGCGCTGCGACGGCCAGGAGCTGGAGTTGATCGTGCTGTTCGACCGCCACGACCCGAGCCTGGAAGGCAGCGTCGGCGCTGCGCAGTTCCTGCCGTTCTGCACCCCGGCCATTAACCTGTTTCCCAAGCGCCTGGACCGCATCCACCTGTCGGACCGGGTCAACGAGCACCACCTGATCGCTGACCGCACCCGACCGATGGATTTCGAAGTGCATTCGCTGACCGGTCTCACCGGCCACGGCACCGGGCCGGAGCAGCCGTTCCTGCCGTTCTATGCCGTGCGCGACCCGTCCCGCTATGGCCGTGACCAGGCCTATTACACGGTGCGCCGTGAACCGCGGGTGTTGTCCAGCGATCAGCGGCGCAACGGCCCGCGCTCGACCTACATCGGCAGCGAAACCTTTGTCAGCCTGGTGGACAGTCACCAGGCGCCCTACCGCCACGATCTGCGTCAATTAGGCGTGACCGCGCTGTGCACCAACCGCGACCTGCCGCTGTTCATGAGCGTGGGCAACGGCAAGACCGACTTCACCCTGGCCGACAGTGCGCCGGTGGGCGCCGTGCGCTGCGTCGCCGGGCCGAGTCGCCCACGGGCCAGCCATGCCCACGACGCCAAGGCCTGGCGGCTGATCAGCCAACTCTCGCTGAACTACTTGTCCCTCAGCGAACAAGGCCAGGGCGCCGCCGCCCTGCGCGAACTGCTGCGCCTGTATGGCGACAGCAACGACGCGGCGTTGCAATTGCAGATCGAAGGCCTGCGGGACGTCAGCAGCAAGGCCTGCACCCGGCGCCTGCCGATGCCCGGCCCGATCGTGTTCGGTCGCGGCCTGGAGATCACCCTGGAATTCGATGAAAACGCGTTTCGCGGCACCGGGGTGTTTCTGCTCGGCGCGGTGTTCGAGCGCTTCCTGGCACGCTACGTGTCGATCAACAGTTTTACCGAGACGGTGATTCGTACCACCGAACGCGGCGAGATCATGCGATGGAAAGCCAAGCCCGGACGTCGTCCGACCCTGTGA
- the tssG gene encoding type VI secretion system baseplate subunit TssG: MESQARTSSDPVSTLDAMHQEPWEYDFFQALRRIECESPGLPRLGHSLRLADDPLRLGQQADCTFAPATLASVQPGVDGAPARLEQFFFGLGGPNGPMPLHMTEYVRERQRNNADSTSKRFLDVFHHRLLSLFYRAWAEARPTVSHDRPDDDYWSARLAAFSGRGMPSLLEQGLIPDTAKLHYSGHLAAQTRYPDGLKAILGEYFGLPVEIEEYVGQWLELPERSRVGVSAYQLGVDFCLGRYVWDRQHKFRIRLGPLKLVDYMGMLPGGEPFNELVAWVAEYLGHELDWDLNLVLEQPEVPALQLNGRFRLGFNTWLGQPEKDANDLILARHYAEQANTSQTSRSHEHG, from the coding sequence ATGGAAAGCCAAGCCCGGACGTCGTCCGACCCTGTGAGTACCCTGGACGCGATGCACCAGGAACCCTGGGAATACGACTTCTTCCAGGCGTTGCGGCGTATCGAGTGCGAAAGCCCCGGACTGCCGCGCCTGGGCCATTCGTTGCGCCTGGCCGATGACCCGCTGCGCCTCGGGCAACAGGCCGACTGCACTTTCGCCCCGGCCACCCTCGCCTCGGTGCAACCGGGCGTCGACGGCGCACCGGCGCGGCTGGAGCAGTTCTTCTTCGGCCTCGGCGGCCCCAACGGTCCGATGCCGTTGCACATGACCGAATACGTGCGCGAGCGCCAGCGCAACAACGCCGACAGCACCAGCAAGCGCTTTCTCGATGTGTTCCACCATCGCCTGCTCAGCCTGTTCTACCGGGCCTGGGCCGAAGCGCGGCCAACGGTCAGCCATGACCGTCCGGACGACGACTACTGGTCGGCGCGCCTGGCGGCGTTCAGCGGCCGGGGCATGCCAAGCCTGCTCGAACAGGGGCTGATCCCCGACACGGCGAAGCTGCATTACAGCGGTCACCTGGCAGCGCAAACCCGCTACCCGGACGGTTTGAAAGCCATCCTCGGCGAGTACTTCGGCCTGCCGGTGGAGATCGAAGAATACGTCGGCCAATGGCTGGAGTTGCCCGAACGCAGCCGCGTCGGCGTCAGCGCCTATCAACTGGGCGTGGACTTCTGCCTGGGCCGCTACGTGTGGGACCGCCAGCACAAATTCCGCATTCGCCTCGGGCCGCTCAAGCTCGTCGACTACATGGGCATGCTGCCCGGTGGTGAGCCGTTCAACGAATTGGTGGCCTGGGTCGCCGAGTACCTGGGCCATGAACTGGACTGGGACCTGAACCTGGTCCTGGAGCAGCCCGAAGTCCCGGCGCTCCAACTCAACGGCCGTTTCCGCCTGGGGTTCAACACCTGGCTGGGACAGCCCGAAAAAGATGCCAACGATCTAATACTGGCCCGGCATTACGCCGAACAGGCCAACACCTCACAGACCTCAAGGAGCCATGAGCATGGGTGA